The Streptomyces sp. NBC_00490 genome includes a region encoding these proteins:
- a CDS encoding alpha/beta fold hydrolase, giving the protein MLHGRSAPVLAGFDLQYKTYGWAEALAEAGFDVFMMDLQGSGRSPRPKMDDPCNLSKKDQKLLAPRPPGFVPCDPNYPYQLNNSDSDQAELHTVVKYIKKMCGVQQVAFVGWSAAAFTMGQYAQKWPENVESMFLLAPIFPPEATSTAPSHPLPLPGVPMSLMTKGNFVSAWDGELRSPNQREPGMVDVVWKAIMDSEPVGSTWGPPEGLNRVRNFVRWGWNRTTVAQSNALGGIVPVMIVYGEHDTTANTPAGAPTSSDPELNFSVTELYDAIGPKNKLIVKVRGTGHQMLWEHQHQNLHNLSLQWLSDRKVLGTGRFVMNEDGLISPA; this is encoded by the coding sequence ATGCTTCACGGCAGGAGTGCTCCGGTGCTCGCCGGCTTCGATCTCCAGTACAAGACGTATGGCTGGGCCGAGGCACTGGCGGAGGCCGGTTTCGACGTCTTCATGATGGACCTCCAGGGCTCCGGGCGGTCACCTCGTCCCAAGATGGACGACCCGTGCAACCTCAGCAAGAAGGACCAGAAGCTGCTCGCTCCACGGCCGCCGGGCTTCGTCCCGTGCGACCCCAACTACCCCTACCAGCTGAACAACTCCGACAGCGACCAAGCCGAGCTGCACACCGTCGTGAAGTACATCAAGAAGATGTGCGGCGTGCAGCAGGTCGCCTTCGTCGGCTGGTCCGCGGCCGCGTTCACGATGGGACAATACGCACAAAAGTGGCCGGAAAACGTGGAGAGCATGTTCCTGCTCGCGCCGATCTTCCCGCCCGAGGCCACGTCGACCGCACCGAGCCACCCGCTACCGCTCCCCGGGGTTCCGATGTCCCTCATGACGAAAGGGAATTTTGTGAGCGCGTGGGACGGCGAGCTGCGCTCCCCGAACCAGCGGGAACCCGGCATGGTGGACGTGGTGTGGAAGGCGATCATGGACAGCGAACCGGTCGGCAGCACCTGGGGTCCACCGGAAGGCCTGAACCGTGTCAGGAACTTCGTCCGGTGGGGATGGAACCGAACGACCGTGGCACAGAGCAATGCCCTCGGCGGAATCGTGCCCGTGATGATCGTGTATGGGGAGCACGACACGACGGCGAACACGCCGGCGGGCGCGCCGACGAGCTCGGATCCGGAGCTCAACTTCTCGGTCACCGAGCTGTACGACGCCATCGGACCCAAAAACAAGCTCATAGTCAAAGTGCGCGGTACTGGACACCAGATGCTTTGGGAACACCAACACCAGAATCTGCACAACCTGTCGCTGCAGTGGCTCAGCGACCGGAAGGTCCTCGGCACGGGCCGCTTCGTCATGAACGAGGATGGCCTGATCAGCCCGGCGTGA
- a CDS encoding LysR family transcriptional regulator encodes MNDLGQDLELRLVRYFTVVAAHQHFGRAAADLHVAQPALSRQIQRLEKYLGTRLLDRTPQGTRLTPAGQTFLPQAQALLQAARQAETVVREQTQTERIAIGYLEDLVITAAVRELRRRHPDAEISTRHLSCRDVGALSDKRVDALIARAPLPLAADDVFTTPLYEEPRMLVVPRGHPLADRASVTAEELAGEAAAPCAFETADWTSYRILGADVPPVESYEDKLELVASGRAIAVLPVGDRRSSLRPDLVTVPIEGAPPSRVVLVSRKGDPNPMIRNLRLTAKAVLTAPPS; translated from the coding sequence GTGAACGATCTCGGACAGGACCTGGAACTGCGGCTGGTGCGCTACTTCACCGTGGTGGCGGCGCACCAGCACTTCGGCCGGGCCGCCGCCGACCTGCACGTGGCCCAGCCGGCGCTGAGCCGCCAGATCCAACGGCTCGAGAAGTATCTCGGCACACGACTGCTGGACCGCACCCCCCAGGGCACCCGGCTCACTCCGGCCGGCCAGACATTCCTCCCCCAGGCCCAAGCCCTGCTGCAGGCCGCCCGCCAGGCCGAGACGGTTGTGCGCGAACAAACCCAGACCGAACGCATCGCCATCGGCTACCTCGAAGACCTCGTGATCACGGCCGCCGTACGGGAACTGCGCCGCCGTCACCCTGACGCGGAGATCAGCACCCGGCATCTGAGCTGCCGCGACGTCGGGGCACTGTCCGACAAGCGCGTCGACGCCCTGATCGCGCGGGCCCCGCTGCCGCTCGCCGCCGACGACGTGTTTACCACCCCGCTGTACGAGGAGCCCCGGATGCTTGTGGTCCCGCGCGGTCATCCCTTGGCCGACCGCGCGTCGGTGACCGCGGAAGAGCTGGCCGGCGAAGCGGCAGCGCCGTGCGCGTTCGAGACCGCGGACTGGACTTCGTACCGCATCCTCGGGGCCGACGTGCCGCCGGTCGAGAGCTACGAGGACAAGCTCGAACTCGTCGCGAGTGGCAGGGCGATTGCCGTCCTACCGGTCGGAGATCGGCGCAGCTCGCTACGTCCCGACCTCGTCACCGTCCCGATCGAGGGCGCACCCCCCAGCAGGGTCGTCCTGGTCAGCCGCAAGGGCGACCCGAATCCGATGATCAGGAACCTCCGGCTGACGGCCAAGGCCGTCCTGACCGCCCCGCCATCCTGA
- a CDS encoding pentapeptide repeat-containing protein: protein MTDAERDAHAARLRGLLYLACPDATAQGIEDTARAIAISPDDFPHAAVPQAARLAANAEGQIPRQRLNLDDADLAGADLGHAYLHRVGLSRADLSRADLSNANLTSACLTDARLIGSNLMGAVLTQARLAGADLAEANLGGADLTEVNLSGAVLTNADLRHAVLVGARLKGANLIGAYLNGAVLSSAYLDGARLTGAILTDVSLTGANLVGAILTDVSLSGADLSGADLTNSFFVHTVWSVRTVWPVGVARQMRERSVPIGNGQWQVQGSGSNGAEVEVPPVPVS, encoded by the coding sequence GTGACGGACGCCGAACGCGACGCACACGCAGCCCGTCTACGCGGACTGCTCTACCTCGCCTGTCCCGACGCCACAGCTCAAGGGATCGAGGACACAGCGAGGGCTATCGCCATATCCCCAGACGACTTCCCTCACGCAGCAGTGCCACAAGCCGCACGGCTCGCCGCGAATGCTGAGGGGCAGATCCCTCGGCAACGACTGAACCTGGACGACGCGGATCTGGCTGGCGCGGACCTGGGTCACGCGTACCTGCACCGTGTGGGCCTGAGCCGTGCGGACTTGAGCCGAGCGGACCTATCCAACGCGAACCTGACCAGCGCGTGTCTGACCGATGCGCGCCTGATCGGCTCGAACCTGATGGGCGCGGTCCTGACCCAAGCGCGTCTGGCTGGCGCGGACCTGGCCGAAGCGAACCTGGGTGGCGCGGACCTGACCGAAGTGAATCTGAGCGGCGCAGTCCTGACCAACGCGGACCTGCGCCATGCGGTCCTGGTTGGCGCAAGGCTGAAGGGCGCGAACCTGATCGGCGCATATCTGAACGGCGCGGTCCTGAGCAGCGCATATCTGGACGGTGCGCGTCTGACCGGCGCGATCCTGACCGACGTGAGCCTGACTGGCGCGAACCTGGTCGGCGCGATCCTGACCGACGTGAGCCTGAGTGGCGCGGACCTGAGTGGCGCGGACCTGACCAACTCGTTCTTCGTACATACGGTTTGGTCTGTGCGGACGGTCTGGCCTGTTGGTGTTGCCCGGCAGATGCGGGAGCGCTCCGTGCCCATCGGCAACGGCCAGTGGCAGGTACAAGGCTCTGGTTCCAACGGAGCCGAGGTGGAAGTACCACCCGTACCCGTCAGTTGA
- a CDS encoding RICIN domain-containing protein, which translates to MKNPTTGGRRGRHRRRWTATGLLLGAPALVVPYLLFTQEDSQAATVDGDAYYRLVSVRSGKVLDVDGFSTADGTRIQQWTDQNTANQQWKLKPTGDGYYELMNRNSGKVLGIAGNSTAERAAAEQQTDSSAASQEWRIDDVSGSDAVTFTSRRSGLVLDVSGGSTAQGATVMQYPDRHSTNQQWKLVKTAETPSTGTGGAQTTAAAGPYAWKNAQVVGGGYVTGLVFNPSEKGLLYARTDMGGAYRWDTGAEQWIPLTDRFGEKDWNLLGIDSLATNPVDPNRLYIGAGTYTNGWAGNGALLRSTDQGRTFQRTELPFKLGSNEDGRGAGERLAIDPGDHTTLLLGTRKNGLWRSTDSGVTWGQVSSFPVKDGAGSGAGISFVTYGPAGSKDVYVGVADKSRSLYRSTDGGSTWQAVSGQPTGQMPQHGVLSGDGSLYLSYTDVVGPNGVTAGSVWKYTPAGGAWKNISPSQGGYGFSGLAVDPQKPSTVMVTTLDRWWPDDEIYRSTDGGANWKALSDKSERDASGAPYVGTDVGHWMTALAIDPFASGHVLYGTGSGIWRSKDANASDSGGTSHWIVGAQGLEETAVLDAVAPPGGATVISSMGDLGGFHYGSSSALTKVPAGRLKNPMMVTSTNIDFAQSNPSMMVRVGRGGDQDGAYSTDGGSTWTGFTSEPVGSADSGDVALSADGSAIVWTEDGQAPYRSTDKGASWSKVGGLGTGAVVVADRSSAQTFYSLADGSLYASTDGGATFSARATGLSAGKLTAVPGIAGDLWIADGGKGLLHSTDGGRTFTTLTTVKSASALGFGKAAPGASYQALYLIGTVKDVTGVFRSTDMGATWLRVNDDAHQWGNIGGTAVVTGDPDTFGRVYVGTNGRGLQYGDPS; encoded by the coding sequence ATGAAGAACCCCACGACCGGCGGGCGCCGCGGGCGTCACCGTCGGCGCTGGACCGCGACCGGCCTGCTGCTCGGCGCACCCGCCCTCGTCGTGCCGTATCTCCTGTTCACCCAGGAGGACTCGCAGGCCGCGACGGTCGACGGCGATGCCTACTACCGGCTGGTTTCGGTGCGCAGCGGCAAGGTGCTGGACGTCGACGGCTTCTCCACCGCCGACGGCACCCGCATCCAGCAGTGGACCGACCAGAACACCGCCAACCAGCAGTGGAAGCTGAAGCCCACCGGGGACGGCTACTACGAGCTGATGAACCGCAACAGCGGCAAAGTGCTGGGGATAGCGGGCAATTCGACCGCCGAGCGGGCCGCCGCCGAGCAGCAGACCGACAGCTCCGCCGCCTCCCAGGAGTGGCGGATCGACGATGTGAGCGGTTCCGACGCCGTCACCTTCACCTCCCGCAGGAGCGGCCTGGTCCTGGACGTCTCCGGAGGCTCCACCGCCCAGGGTGCGACGGTCATGCAGTATCCCGACAGGCACAGCACCAACCAGCAGTGGAAGCTGGTGAAGACGGCCGAGACCCCGTCGACCGGGACCGGTGGGGCGCAGACCACGGCCGCGGCCGGACCGTATGCGTGGAAGAACGCCCAGGTGGTGGGTGGCGGTTACGTCACCGGGCTGGTGTTCAACCCGAGCGAGAAGGGGCTGTTGTACGCGCGCACCGACATGGGTGGCGCCTACCGCTGGGACACCGGGGCCGAGCAGTGGATCCCGCTGACCGACCGGTTCGGCGAGAAGGACTGGAACCTGCTGGGCATCGACTCGCTGGCCACCAACCCCGTCGACCCCAACCGGCTCTACATCGGGGCGGGCACCTACACCAACGGCTGGGCGGGCAACGGTGCGCTGTTGCGCTCCACCGACCAGGGCCGCACCTTCCAGCGCACCGAGCTGCCCTTCAAGCTGGGCAGCAACGAGGACGGCCGCGGGGCGGGCGAACGGCTCGCGATCGACCCCGGCGACCACACCACCCTGCTGCTGGGCACGCGCAAGAACGGCCTGTGGCGCAGCACCGACAGTGGCGTGACCTGGGGGCAGGTCTCCTCGTTCCCCGTCAAGGACGGCGCCGGCAGCGGCGCGGGAATCTCCTTCGTGACGTACGGCCCGGCCGGCAGCAAGGACGTCTACGTCGGCGTCGCCGACAAGTCCCGCTCCCTCTACCGCTCCACCGACGGCGGCAGCACCTGGCAGGCCGTCTCCGGGCAGCCCACCGGCCAGATGCCGCAGCACGGCGTGCTCTCCGGTGACGGCTCGCTGTACCTGTCGTACACCGATGTCGTCGGACCCAACGGCGTCACCGCGGGCTCGGTGTGGAAGTACACGCCGGCGGGTGGGGCGTGGAAGAACATCTCGCCGTCCCAGGGCGGTTACGGGTTCTCCGGTCTGGCCGTCGACCCGCAGAAGCCGTCCACGGTGATGGTCACCACCCTCGACCGCTGGTGGCCCGATGACGAGATCTACCGGAGCACCGACGGCGGCGCGAACTGGAAGGCACTGTCCGACAAGTCGGAGCGGGACGCCTCCGGCGCTCCTTACGTCGGTACCGACGTCGGGCACTGGATGACCGCCCTGGCCATCGACCCCTTCGCCTCCGGGCACGTGCTGTACGGCACCGGCAGCGGCATCTGGCGCAGCAAGGACGCCAATGCCTCGGACAGCGGTGGCACCAGCCACTGGATCGTCGGGGCCCAAGGGCTGGAGGAGACCGCCGTGCTGGACGCGGTCGCCCCGCCCGGCGGTGCCACCGTCATCTCCTCCATGGGTGACCTGGGCGGTTTCCACTACGGCTCCTCCAGTGCCCTGACCAAGGTGCCCGCCGGGCGGCTGAAGAACCCGATGATGGTCACCAGCACGAACATCGACTTCGCCCAGTCCAACCCCTCGATGATGGTCCGCGTCGGCCGTGGCGGCGATCAGGACGGCGCCTACTCCACCGACGGCGGCAGCACCTGGACCGGCTTCACCTCGGAGCCGGTGGGCAGCGCCGACAGCGGCGATGTCGCGCTCTCGGCCGACGGCTCCGCCATCGTCTGGACCGAGGACGGGCAGGCCCCGTACCGCTCGACCGACAAGGGGGCAAGCTGGTCGAAGGTCGGCGGCCTGGGCACCGGCGCCGTGGTCGTCGCCGACCGCTCCTCGGCCCAGACCTTCTACTCGCTGGCCGACGGCAGCCTCTACGCCAGCACCGACGGCGGCGCGACCTTCAGCGCTCGCGCCACCGGCCTGTCCGCCGGCAAGCTCACGGCCGTTCCCGGCATCGCCGGGGACCTGTGGATCGCCGACGGCGGCAAGGGGCTGCTGCACTCCACCGACGGCGGCCGGACGTTCACCACGCTCACCACGGTGAAGTCCGCCTCCGCCCTCGGCTTCGGCAAGGCGGCGCCCGGCGCCTCCTACCAGGCCCTGTACCTGATCGGCACCGTCAAGGACGTCACCGGCGTCTTCCGCTCCACCGACATGGGCGCCACCTGGCTCCGCGTCAACGACGACGCCCACCAGTGGGGCAACATCGGCGGCACCGCCGTCGTCACCGGCGACCCCGACACCTTCGGGCGCGTCTACGTCGGCACCAACGGACGCGGTCTCCAGTACGGCGACCCGTCCTGA
- a CDS encoding DUF6233 domain-containing protein produces MRPLDASGAFLLRFLERVQERDLARTRRWITDEERREAERRRSIEARPPVPDWLIEQSIGHHAPPVYVHVGGCHMAGKRSKGATREQAVRALTEGVDPCPHCCPDTDLGILE; encoded by the coding sequence GTGCGGCCCCTGGATGCGTCCGGGGCCTTCCTGCTCCGTTTCTTGGAGCGGGTGCAGGAGCGGGATCTGGCCCGTACCCGGCGGTGGATCACCGACGAGGAACGCCGCGAGGCCGAACGTCGGCGCAGCATCGAGGCCCGCCCGCCGGTGCCGGACTGGCTGATCGAGCAGAGCATCGGCCACCACGCCCCGCCGGTGTACGTACACGTCGGCGGCTGCCACATGGCGGGCAAGCGGTCCAAAGGCGCGACGAGGGAGCAGGCGGTACGGGCGCTCACGGAAGGCGTGGACCCGTGCCCGCACTGCTGCCCCGACACCGACCTCGGCATCCTCGAGTGA
- a CDS encoding alpha/beta hydrolase family protein: MSTPTPVLSFSPVVLSVPGRPVDLQVRVTAPATGTNLPVILLSHGHGPSNNLSSLNGYAPLANLWAAHGFIVIQPTHLTSRTLTHLVADAPGAPDFWRSRAEDMTHILDRLDVIERTVPQLAGRIDPTKIALAGHSFGGFTAALLLGAGLTDPDTGKLVHLAEPRIKAGVLLAAPGRGGEAFNGPMAQQWPIIGAVDFSTMTTPALIVAGDKDDPHHFTDMGPDWHTDPYTLAPAPKTLLTLFDAEHGLGGIAGYDAAETTDENPERVTALAHLTASYLHTQLHPGAPTWQTACEALLAGPDPVGQAESK; this comes from the coding sequence GTGAGCACACCCACCCCGGTTCTGTCCTTCAGCCCCGTAGTCCTCTCCGTACCCGGACGCCCCGTAGACCTCCAGGTTCGCGTCACCGCGCCCGCAACAGGAACCAACCTCCCCGTCATCCTCCTTTCCCACGGCCACGGCCCCTCCAACAACCTCTCCTCACTCAACGGCTACGCACCGCTGGCCAACCTCTGGGCAGCACACGGATTCATCGTCATCCAGCCCACCCACCTCACCTCCAGGACACTGACCCACCTCGTCGCCGACGCACCCGGCGCACCCGACTTCTGGCGCTCCCGCGCCGAGGACATGACCCACATCCTCGACCGGCTCGACGTGATCGAACGCACCGTGCCGCAGCTCGCCGGACGGATCGACCCCACCAAGATCGCCCTCGCAGGACACTCGTTCGGAGGCTTCACCGCCGCCCTCCTACTCGGCGCCGGACTCACCGACCCCGACACCGGAAAACTGGTGCACCTCGCCGAACCCCGGATCAAGGCGGGCGTACTGCTCGCCGCGCCCGGCAGGGGCGGCGAAGCCTTCAACGGCCCCATGGCCCAACAGTGGCCGATCATCGGTGCCGTCGACTTCTCCACCATGACCACCCCCGCGCTGATCGTCGCCGGCGACAAGGACGACCCCCACCACTTCACAGACATGGGACCGGACTGGCACACCGACCCCTACACACTCGCCCCCGCCCCCAAAACCCTGCTCACCCTCTTCGACGCGGAACACGGCCTCGGCGGAATCGCCGGATACGACGCCGCCGAAACCACCGACGAGAACCCCGAACGAGTCACCGCCCTCGCCCACCTCACCGCGTCCTACCTCCACACCCAGCTCCACCCCGGCGCCCCCACCTGGCAAACGGCATGCGAGGCACTGTTGGCCGGCCCCGACCCGGTAGGACAAGCCGAATCCAAGTAG
- a CDS encoding NADP-dependent oxidoreductase: MKAIQFHEAGGPEVLRYDEVPVPEIGPGEVLVRVHAAGINPPDWYLREGMKVMPAEMRPVLEFPLIPGTDMSGVVQAVAPDVRGFAAGDEVFGMLRFPGFDGRTYAEYVAAPASDLAHKPAGIDHVQAAGAPMAVLTAWQYLVELGHDVPSPFTGQVHRPVPITPGMTVLVNGAAGGVGHFAVQLAKWKGAHVIAVASSRHEQFLRKLGADEFIDYTTTRAADVVSGVDLVIDTVGGPDSSRFLSVLKRGGTMLPVFFAEYDPEETARLGITVSNIQVRSNGPQLAGIGRLFDEGKLQVGVDSTYPLSEAGHAHTRAAQGHIQGKIVLTVVS; the protein is encoded by the coding sequence ATGAAGGCGATCCAGTTCCACGAAGCAGGCGGGCCGGAAGTTCTGCGGTACGACGAGGTGCCGGTTCCCGAGATCGGCCCGGGCGAGGTGCTCGTCCGCGTGCACGCGGCGGGCATCAACCCGCCGGACTGGTACCTGCGTGAGGGGATGAAGGTCATGCCGGCCGAGATGAGGCCGGTGCTGGAGTTCCCTCTGATCCCCGGAACGGACATGTCGGGCGTGGTCCAGGCGGTCGCTCCGGACGTACGGGGGTTCGCCGCCGGTGACGAGGTCTTCGGCATGCTGCGGTTCCCCGGATTCGACGGCCGGACGTACGCCGAGTACGTGGCCGCACCGGCTTCGGACCTGGCTCACAAGCCGGCCGGTATCGACCACGTGCAGGCGGCCGGGGCACCGATGGCCGTGCTGACGGCCTGGCAGTACCTGGTTGAACTCGGCCACGACGTGCCGTCTCCCTTCACCGGCCAGGTGCACCGGCCGGTGCCGATCACGCCGGGGATGACCGTGCTGGTCAACGGGGCGGCCGGTGGAGTGGGCCACTTCGCGGTGCAGCTGGCGAAGTGGAAGGGGGCACACGTCATCGCGGTGGCCTCAAGCCGGCACGAGCAGTTCCTGCGCAAGCTCGGCGCCGATGAGTTCATCGACTACACCACGACGCGGGCCGCGGACGTGGTCAGCGGCGTCGACCTGGTGATCGACACCGTCGGTGGCCCGGACAGCTCACGCTTCCTGAGCGTGCTCAAGCGCGGCGGCACCATGCTTCCGGTGTTCTTCGCCGAGTACGACCCGGAAGAGACGGCGCGTCTGGGCATCACCGTCTCGAACATTCAGGTGCGTTCCAACGGCCCCCAGCTCGCTGGGATCGGGCGCCTGTTCGACGAGGGCAAGCTCCAGGTCGGGGTGGACAGCACCTACCCGCTGTCCGAGGCGGGCCACGCACACACGCGGGCCGCGCAGGGCCACATCCAAGGCAAGATCGTGCTGACGGTGGTCTCGTGA
- a CDS encoding DUF6882 domain-containing protein, protein MGMFKRAKEAESAGQAEGPADLTALLLQGEEMIDQLARAHMSWGLGSADRWDLDQTTGIITWTFPDKTAAAPAQILGSFSRASGSWLWAWANTSILPEMSRDASIFRDWAEAHGHPHLAQPKIDADEKAASSLVALAVRVTNATGYYKSPGNNSSVVITFGPVTLTAADGTVSSFSIHIG, encoded by the coding sequence ATGGGAATGTTCAAGCGGGCCAAAGAGGCGGAGAGCGCTGGTCAGGCCGAGGGGCCAGCCGACCTGACCGCGTTGTTGCTGCAGGGCGAAGAAATGATCGACCAGTTGGCTCGTGCGCACATGTCCTGGGGGCTGGGCTCGGCGGATCGCTGGGATCTCGATCAGACGACCGGCATCATCACCTGGACGTTCCCCGATAAGACTGCAGCGGCACCGGCGCAGATCCTTGGTAGCTTCAGCCGCGCCTCGGGCTCATGGCTGTGGGCCTGGGCCAACACGAGCATCCTCCCTGAAATGAGCCGCGACGCCAGCATCTTCCGGGACTGGGCCGAAGCTCACGGGCATCCTCACCTCGCCCAGCCGAAGATCGACGCTGACGAGAAGGCTGCTTCGTCACTCGTGGCCTTGGCTGTTCGGGTCACCAATGCGACCGGCTATTACAAGAGCCCGGGAAACAACTCCTCCGTCGTCATCACGTTCGGTCCGGTCACCTTGACCGCTGCCGACGGCACTGTTTCCAGCTTCAGCATCCATATCGGCTAG